One Dokdonia sp. Dokd-P16 genomic window carries:
- a CDS encoding choice-of-anchor D domain-containing protein, producing the protein MKNPSIGRVLLLASVILVITQSVSSISAQTVLFNADFSNTTGDNAWTQSINTNGSFNIGGFAINDQYPSYANNALFALESPVIDLTGYVNLTLDLNHFYKTERFRDGIQLQYRINGGTWSVLGTAASGFYNDTDVDGIADNTDGWSGDNTPTGGDAFTNAPTLNLSAFDTNFNNAANIQIRVVFGSDNIGDVLTDNNGAAIDNVIIRGLPATNCIDATLYTESFETGFGRWSQTAADNFDWSIGSGNTPTNNTGPSTASDGNQYAYIEASNSSTGSVARLISDCIDLTNYTSALFEFDYHMHGNNGSLNLDISTNGGGSWSNLFSRNGEQQSDETSPWLTETISLNAYLGSVVYFRFSATDGTGSNNRSDTAIDAISITGINGPTPDISLSGNSVIISDGDTIPTLADNTNFGTTTVGAPISKIFRISNTGVADLILAGTPTIVAAGTPGFNYFTITQSPATTIIPGGNTTFEITYNPLLTGIHNAEILIASNDPDENPFNFVISGTTLDVEPEIVLSGDGIEISNNDITPSLTDNTNFGSVELGYSVTKTFVIENEGINDLLLTGGSPYIDIVGAGASRFQVSLIPNNTIAGGNFVTFQIKYTPDALITHLATVRIQNNDTDEGLYLFNIQGAGIVNNNLDYTIYYENFDTDDGNWTASSTSGSIWRYGSNSVELGAEGDYWYTDNYDNYANNTRTYVTSPPISLNGYSNVRFLLDMRINTNDDQDDGMQVQYRLNGAGAWSTLGDNTDTSNWYNDAEVRAIGINQNGWSGDNASDPVDGRSDFTQQFVDLPSNTIGQSIEFRIYFASDAGTTDDGANFDNVFLIGTQNNPDPDPVIAPGAVTPNMSLWLKANDIDAVSSGDLLNVWQDRARDNDAYTAELAPPTYHNSAAINANYNPLVEFETTANQVLKGKGGFDTSDYWVVLRTPQLNESGVIEGVLSGRIERGAFANDGTGLWVNPGSERFNNQDNLVSHMIGATPQNTSAADGSNYGRAYVSTADEMNSELIILNVKASSDGLTSEIYKNGVRIDNYTGTYSVSGNDMPYSEVTNSQFNLGVGRITLVGHAFQSFFEGQITEFISYRLPNSLFDQKRIQSYLAIKNGITLHSVTSDPTNDDANPGNENYVDSAGNIIWNTVNNSGFTHDIAGIGRDDASGLNQKQSISSHIDGAITMGIETIYDTNSDHINSASATIDDKNFLIWGNNNASLSAASPIAVDMSLNIPGLSTNVNFISINRTWKVVETGNLSTVKVSLEESLLSATITPPGNFFMFISDSPTFDPTSDYRIMTSNGTKLETTYDFTGEKYITFGYAPEYIYERSITFDGTRDYMDADDVADLTGPFTISTWVKRGANANNSDIISKRNIGPYSEGYALLLNNASRPRIVWKNAAGTNEALNASIALPQDEWHHVAVIYDGNRATFYIDGIEDTSAIRNNPVSSSQHFMVAAANYQNPTRFFDGTIDEVRVWNQALSQGQLQFIMNQEIEKFTDDSVNGKIIPQNISKNEVATIPWADLEMYLPMNKYTFTNVKDESDNNYVAAIKNLQTVDFQTAPLPYVSTADGVWANTNTWTNGATQALPGAPSLVDGTQTIDWNIVQIAHNVSTASNNTVLALDVNTVTAELTVGNDSKMEVSHYLRLDGVMDLVGESQLIQTENSDLAATSAGRLERDQQGTSDTYSYNIWSSPVGPINITDINEVHTVASIMNDGTDENNPQSLNFSTGYNGANTSPKTVSAYWLFTYRNDPADTYSAYEQIGPYGSLETGDGFTMKGPGSGGITDPQNYVFIGKPNNGTDAASIDKLINAGNDFMMGNPFPSALDANKFINDNPHLTGTLSFWEHWGGGNHFLADYEAGYALYTLSGGTPAVSHPAQNTSGVGTKTPTQFIAVGQGFFVRAATTGTTSFNNTQRVFAKEASSGSFFFNGETTQSESALNAEDDIVQHEDLREKFRIGFDSPSAYHRQLLMTIDENTTFGYDRAYDAIIDNHPQEDMMWMLDDEKAIILGVPAIENDRKFPLRIGLPMDGEISIGVDALENVNTENTTVYVFDALQDTYTDITTDEKFTLTLEAGTYLDRFYIVFEKTAEAEEETEDTTEDTDEQEEDEQDIEVVDTETIDEAEESDNLSIYFNSQSHNIIINKRVDYDVKSVQLFTMLGQLIKEWTPDSETSRIELPVQDVSTGAYIIKVQKLQTTYTQKLIIH; encoded by the coding sequence ATGAAAAACCCCTCAATTGGTCGAGTACTACTTCTCGCCTCCGTAATTTTGGTTATTACACAATCTGTATCATCCATTAGCGCGCAAACCGTTTTATTTAACGCAGACTTCTCAAATACAACTGGTGACAATGCGTGGACCCAGAGCATCAATACTAATGGCTCGTTTAATATAGGAGGTTTTGCTATCAATGATCAATATCCTTCATATGCAAACAATGCTCTTTTTGCGTTAGAAAGTCCTGTAATTGACTTAACTGGTTATGTAAATTTAACTCTCGACTTAAATCACTTTTATAAAACTGAACGTTTTAGAGATGGAATTCAATTACAGTATCGCATAAATGGAGGCACTTGGTCTGTCCTAGGAACTGCAGCTAGTGGCTTTTATAATGATACAGATGTAGATGGCATAGCAGATAATACCGATGGATGGTCTGGCGATAACACACCTACAGGTGGTGATGCCTTCACTAATGCTCCTACGCTAAATCTTAGCGCATTTGACACTAATTTTAATAACGCAGCAAATATTCAAATTCGAGTAGTTTTTGGAAGTGATAATATTGGTGATGTTTTGACTGATAATAATGGGGCTGCTATTGACAATGTAATCATCAGGGGGTTACCTGCAACTAATTGCATTGATGCAACGTTATATACGGAAAGCTTTGAAACTGGTTTTGGTAGATGGTCACAAACTGCCGCAGATAATTTTGACTGGTCTATAGGTTCTGGGAATACTCCAACGAATAATACCGGTCCATCTACCGCATCAGACGGCAATCAATATGCTTATATAGAAGCTAGTAATTCAAGTACGGGTTCAGTAGCCCGATTAATTTCAGATTGTATTGACCTTACTAATTACACCTCTGCCCTTTTTGAATTTGACTATCATATGCATGGTAATAATGGATCACTTAATTTAGATATAAGTACAAATGGAGGAGGTTCTTGGTCAAATTTATTTTCTAGAAATGGAGAACAGCAGTCGGATGAAACATCTCCTTGGTTAACAGAAACAATTAGCCTTAATGCCTACTTGGGCTCCGTAGTTTACTTTCGCTTCTCTGCCACAGACGGTACTGGAAGTAACAACAGATCGGACACGGCGATAGATGCAATATCAATCACTGGGATTAACGGTCCTACACCAGACATTAGTCTATCGGGTAATTCAGTAATTATATCAGATGGTGATACTATTCCAACGCTGGCAGACAACACAAATTTCGGAACAACAACTGTAGGAGCACCTATCTCTAAGATATTTAGAATTTCAAATACAGGAGTTGCGGATTTAATTTTAGCGGGAACACCAACAATAGTCGCTGCTGGCACTCCTGGATTTAATTACTTCACTATAACACAGTCACCTGCAACAACAATAATTCCAGGAGGTAATACTACTTTTGAAATCACCTATAACCCGTTACTTACAGGAATACATAATGCAGAAATATTAATTGCTTCTAATGATCCAGACGAGAACCCTTTTAATTTTGTGATATCTGGCACTACATTGGATGTAGAACCTGAGATTGTTCTGTCAGGTGATGGAATAGAAATAAGTAATAATGATATTACTCCATCCTTAACAGATAACACCAATTTTGGAAGTGTTGAGCTTGGTTATTCTGTAACAAAAACATTTGTAATTGAAAATGAAGGAATTAACGATTTACTACTCACTGGAGGCAGCCCATACATAGATATTGTGGGAGCTGGTGCTTCTAGGTTTCAGGTATCTCTTATTCCAAACAATACGATAGCTGGTGGAAATTTTGTCACATTTCAAATTAAATATACTCCAGATGCTCTAATCACACACCTTGCAACTGTTAGGATTCAAAACAATGACACAGATGAAGGGCTATATTTATTCAATATTCAAGGAGCTGGTATAGTAAATAATAATCTTGATTACACCATCTACTATGAAAATTTTGATACGGATGATGGCAATTGGACGGCTAGTTCAACTTCAGGATCAATCTGGAGATACGGATCAAACAGTGTAGAATTAGGTGCCGAAGGTGACTATTGGTATACAGATAATTATGATAACTACGCAAACAATACAAGAACCTACGTAACAAGTCCTCCTATATCACTAAATGGATATTCAAATGTTCGCTTTTTATTAGATATGAGAATTAATACTAATGATGATCAAGATGATGGTATGCAGGTACAATATCGTCTCAACGGAGCAGGCGCCTGGAGTACATTAGGTGATAATACAGATACATCAAACTGGTATAATGATGCCGAGGTTCGTGCTATAGGAATAAATCAAAATGGCTGGTCAGGTGACAATGCATCAGATCCGGTTGATGGTAGATCAGATTTCACGCAACAATTTGTAGATCTACCTAGTAACACAATTGGACAATCCATTGAGTTTCGTATCTACTTTGCATCAGACGCTGGAACTACAGATGATGGGGCAAATTTTGACAATGTATTTTTAATTGGTACTCAAAATAATCCAGATCCAGATCCAGTAATTGCACCAGGAGCTGTTACTCCTAATATGAGTTTATGGCTTAAAGCAAACGACATCGACGCAGTGTCAAGTGGTGACTTACTTAACGTATGGCAAGACAGAGCTCGTGATAATGACGCTTATACTGCAGAACTCGCACCACCAACATATCATAACAGTGCAGCAATAAATGCTAATTACAACCCTCTAGTTGAGTTTGAAACAACCGCTAATCAAGTTTTAAAAGGTAAAGGTGGATTTGACACATCAGATTATTGGGTGGTGTTACGAACACCCCAACTTAATGAATCTGGTGTAATAGAGGGCGTACTATCTGGACGTATAGAAAGAGGTGCATTTGCAAATGATGGAACTGGTTTATGGGTTAATCCAGGTTCTGAAAGATTCAACAATCAAGATAACCTCGTAAGTCATATGATAGGAGCAACTCCTCAAAATACATCTGCCGCAGATGGTAGTAATTATGGAAGAGCTTATGTAAGTACTGCAGATGAAATGAATAGCGAACTTATCATACTAAATGTGAAAGCAAGTAGTGACGGACTTACCAGTGAAATTTACAAAAACGGTGTTCGTATTGACAATTATACTGGAACATATTCTGTAAGTGGTAACGACATGCCATACTCAGAAGTAACAAATAGCCAGTTCAATTTAGGAGTAGGAAGAATCACGCTAGTAGGTCATGCTTTCCAATCATTTTTTGAAGGGCAAATCACAGAATTTATTAGTTATAGATTACCAAATTCGCTATTCGACCAAAAGCGAATCCAATCATACTTAGCCATTAAAAATGGTATTACACTTCACTCTGTTACAAGTGACCCTACTAACGATGATGCAAATCCTGGTAATGAAAATTACGTAGATAGCGCTGGAAATATTATTTGGAACACAGTAAATAATAGTGGTTTTACACATGATATTGCAGGTATAGGAAGAGATGATGCAAGTGGTTTAAATCAAAAGCAATCAATCTCGAGCCATATTGATGGAGCGATTACAATGGGAATCGAAACTATTTACGATACAAATAGCGATCACATTAATTCTGCTTCAGCGACTATAGATGACAAAAACTTTTTAATCTGGGGTAACAACAATGCTTCTCTTTCTGCAGCCTCACCTATCGCCGTTGATATGAGTTTAAACATTCCAGGATTATCCACAAATGTGAATTTTATCTCTATAAATCGTACTTGGAAAGTTGTAGAAACTGGTAATTTAAGTACTGTAAAAGTATCTTTAGAAGAATCCCTATTGTCAGCAACAATTACCCCTCCAGGAAATTTCTTTATGTTTATTTCAGACTCTCCTACGTTTGACCCAACGTCAGACTACCGTATAATGACATCTAACGGTACAAAGCTAGAAACTACATATGACTTTACAGGTGAAAAATACATCACATTCGGTTATGCACCAGAATATATATACGAGCGATCAATCACCTTTGATGGTACTAGAGATTACATGGATGCAGATGATGTTGCAGATCTTACTGGGCCTTTTACAATATCAACTTGGGTGAAACGTGGCGCAAATGCAAATAACAGCGATATCATTTCGAAAAGAAATATCGGTCCTTATTCAGAAGGATATGCGCTTTTACTTAATAATGCCTCAAGACCTCGCATCGTATGGAAAAATGCCGCTGGAACTAATGAAGCTCTAAATGCTTCTATTGCGCTACCTCAAGATGAATGGCACCATGTTGCTGTGATATATGATGGAAATAGAGCTACATTTTATATTGATGGTATAGAGGATACTTCTGCAATACGCAATAACCCTGTAAGTTCAAGCCAACACTTTATGGTTGCTGCTGCAAACTATCAAAACCCTACAAGATTTTTTGATGGAACTATAGATGAGGTAAGAGTATGGAACCAAGCACTATCGCAAGGGCAGTTGCAATTCATCATGAATCAAGAAATTGAGAAATTTACCGATGACTCTGTAAATGGTAAAATCATACCTCAAAATATTTCTAAAAATGAAGTAGCCACAATCCCTTGGGCAGATCTTGAAATGTATTTACCTATGAATAAATACACTTTTACAAACGTGAAAGACGAGTCTGACAATAATTATGTAGCGGCTATAAAAAATCTACAAACTGTAGATTTCCAAACGGCTCCCCTACCTTATGTTTCAACTGCAGATGGCGTTTGGGCAAATACTAACACTTGGACTAATGGGGCTACCCAGGCACTACCAGGTGCACCATCATTAGTTGATGGAACGCAAACCATTGATTGGAATATTGTTCAAATAGCACACAACGTTTCTACAGCCTCAAATAACACGGTTCTAGCACTTGATGTAAATACAGTCACAGCCGAGTTAACCGTAGGAAATGATAGTAAGATGGAAGTATCTCACTATTTAAGATTAGACGGTGTCATGGATCTCGTAGGTGAATCTCAATTGATACAGACAGAAAATAGTGATCTGGCAGCTACTAGCGCTGGAAGACTAGAAAGAGATCAGCAAGGGACTTCAGACACGTATTCATATAATATCTGGTCATCACCTGTAGGACCTATAAATATAACAGATATAAACGAAGTGCACACTGTTGCCTCTATCATGAATGATGGAACTGATGAAAATAATCCACAATCACTTAACTTCAGTACAGGGTATAATGGAGCAAATACTTCACCTAAAACGGTAAGTGCTTACTGGCTGTTTACCTATAGAAATGACCCTGCTGATACTTATAGTGCTTATGAGCAAATAGGTCCTTATGGATCGTTAGAAACAGGTGACGGATTCACTATGAAAGGACCAGGTAGCGGCGGAATCACAGATCCTCAAAACTATGTTTTTATTGGTAAGCCTAACAATGGTACAGATGCAGCATCAATTGATAAATTAATAAATGCAGGTAATGACTTCATGATGGGTAATCCTTTCCCTTCTGCTCTTGATGCAAATAAATTTATTAATGATAATCCACACTTAACGGGTACATTATCATTCTGGGAACACTGGGGTGGTGGTAATCACTTCTTAGCAGACTATGAAGCTGGATATGCACTCTATACGCTCAGTGGAGGTACTCCTGCAGTAAGTCACCCTGCTCAAAACACAAGCGGTGTAGGTACTAAAACTCCTACTCAATTTATAGCCGTAGGTCAAGGATTCTTTGTAAGAGCAGCAACTACCGGAACTACTAGTTTTAATAATACACAACGTGTGTTTGCAAAAGAAGCATCTTCTGGTTCATTTTTCTTTAATGGTGAAACAACACAATCAGAAAGTGCGCTTAACGCAGAGGATGATATTGTACAACATGAGGACCTAAGAGAAAAATTTAGAATAGGGTTCGACTCTCCTAGTGCGTATCACAGACAGCTTTTAATGACTATCGATGAGAATACGACTTTTGGTTATGACAGAGCTTATGATGCGATTATAGATAACCACCCACAAGAAGATATGATGTGGATGCTAGATGATGAGAAAGCCATAATTCTAGGAGTTCCGGCTATTGAGAATGATAGAAAGTTCCCTTTACGTATTGGTTTACCTATGGATGGCGAAATCTCTATTGGTGTAGATGCACTTGAAAATGTAAATACAGAAAACACAACTGTATATGTATTTGATGCCTTACAAGATACCTACACAGACATCACGACTGATGAGAAATTCACTTTAACGCTAGAAGCTGGGACTTACTTAGATAGGTTCTATATCGTCTTTGAAAAAACTGCAGAAGCCGAAGAAGAGACTGAGGATACTACAGAAGACACAGATGAACAAGAAGAAGATGAGCAAGATATCGAAGTGGTAGATACAGAGACTATTGATGAAGCTGAGGAATCAGATAACCTGAGTATCTACTTCAACAGCCAGTCTCATAATATTATAATTAATAAAAGAGTAGATTATGACGTTAAGTCAGTACAGCTATTCACTATGCTAGGACAGCTTATTAAAGAGTGGACACCAGATAGTGAAACGTCAAGAATAGAGTTACCAGTACAAGACGTAAGTACGGGTGCTTACATTATCAAAGTCCAGAAATTACAAACTACATACACTCAAAAATTAATTATTCACTAA
- a CDS encoding PID-CTERM protein-sorting domain-containing protein — MTTLLLLFMSAGVQAQISFANDVNDEAPAAPIDGFIVIGLAAGAYLGLKKRAQSEK; from the coding sequence TTGACAACACTCCTTCTCTTATTTATGAGCGCAGGAGTCCAAGCCCAGATCAGCTTTGCAAATGATGTAAACGACGAAGCTCCCGCTGCACCTATAGATGGATTTATAGTAATAGGCCTCGCTGCAGGGGCATATCTAGGTTTAAAAAAACGAGCGCAGTCAGAAAAATAA